The genomic interval CAGTCTGCACCCATTCACTTTAAAATTTAGATATCCAATGGTTATGCAAATACAACTTTAAGACGCCGTAATCCcacttttttattgaatttctGATCTTGAAAAGTCTCATATATCCTCCTCTGAGTCCTGTGGGTCCCTTTCATTGGTGGATGTTGtattatgctgtttttttttttagcaaatctATGACAATTACGCACCATGGATGAGATGCACATAATGACAGAGCACAGGAAATAACAGCCAActgttaattataataataataataataataataataataataataattgtgatgatgattttaCTTAAATTCAATGATTTCgaatacaacatatatattgtattttatccTTCAAATGTTATTGAAATATAAAACCTTTAAATCATCTGATGAGTTGTAAGCCAtgttattctatttttattccgTCACTCACATCAGCTTAAATTACTGTGCATGCAACGTCATCATGCTCATGTGATGCTCTGGGCAAAAGTCTGATTAAGTTTGCTGGAGGAGTGAgttaaacaacagcagctgctgacGCTGTGTGAGTCAGCAGAACAGAATACACAAGAATCTGTTTATATAAACTCCCCAGATTAATGAGAATAGACGTGGACATGAATGGTGTGATAAATCAGCTTCCGTGCCTGACTGAACTCCTGCAGAGTGCAATGACAGAAAGTGCTGAAGCTGAGGCTGAGATAACTCTGACTGTAGTCCTTTGTTTTAGGGCCTACAGTTTTGCAATTAGCATCTTTCAGTCAACCAACTGAACACACCGATCATAGCGGGATGCCATAAAGTTTGCACACAGAGAGGAATTTACTTAATTTATATTGTCAAACATGCAGGGATGGAAATGAATTCATTGTCTGTCCGTGTAGGGACGGCCTTCCCGGGCACACAGACCCACATGGCCCCAGAGGTAGCTCGAGGGGATCGACTCTGTGCCAAGGCAGATGTGTGGAGCAGCTGTTGTATGCTACTGCACATGCTCAACGGCTGTCACCCGTGGATACGTTACTATTCCCATCCACTGTGTCTCCAGGTaaaaccctgaccctaacccatTTCAGCAAATCCGACGTAACCACTCAACCCCCACTTGTTTTCATAATGTCATCGCAGATCGTCAATGAGCCTCCACCTCTGTGGGAGGTGCCCTCCACCTGCAACAACTTCACAGCCAAAGTGTTCAGGGCTGGACTCCAGAAGGACCCAGACAGACGAGCGTCTGCTAAGGAGCTCAGGAGGAAAACCACACAGGCCCTCAGAGCAGGttactgcagcctcacacagTCAGTGGTACAAAAGACCAAGTACATTTAAATTCTTCACAAAGCAACGCAATGGAAAATATGAAACCAGTGTTTctaaaaaacaaagcaatgtcTTGTTGTGGTCCAGATGCCTACTCGAATATCAAAGCAGTTCATCTTCTGTTGATCACGTAATCAATGTATGTTTCAAATGAGCTGTTTGTCTCCACAGTTGGGGGACTGAACCCCTGGTCCTTGAAAAACGCCCGCGAGATTCTGCATCGTGGCAAGAACACGCCCTCAGAAGACACCCAATGCTCTTTGTCCCCAGGGAAAACCCCAAATAAaccatccactgctgcctcagcaCCCACAATGCACTGGGTGAGCCCCTGGAGAACTACAGCGGTGGAGGAGGATGGCAATGACAGAGAAGATGGAGACTCTGACCTCATCTCTGAGGTAGAGGTGGATTCCTTCAAGATGGAGTGGGACTCGCAACCAAAGTCACTGCGAGACGACTATGCTGAAAAAGACTGGGACACCGAGTCTGACTCAGACGTTGACATGTACATGGGGGAGGAGGAATTCATCCAGGAGAAGTGGCTGAAAATGGACAGGGACTATGAGGGGGACTGGGAAGAGGAGGGCCAGGAAGACggggaggaggacgaagagTGGGACTCTTCTGTGTCCACAGAGTATCATCGCGCACTCAGAGGCCTTTTCCCTTTGCTGCAAAAAGGCCAGGCAAATGACAGTCCTTGGGGATCAGAGGCAGAGCTGGAGTACCTCAGAGATGGTGAGAGAGACACAGCTAAGCAGGGGAGACAGAGTTGAATTtttgttcaaatgtattttcatttcatttgtgataATGCTGCCTCAATTTAGTTTGAACCTGATGGAACATTTTTGACGTGCGCATTGTCATGACATCGTGGCACCTAAGTGATTGTTTCAGGATCCAAATGTGCCACAACCTCTCAAGGCAAAAATGTTTATAACACGATAGATGCTGAATCCTTAGACTGATGCCCAACACTTAGATGAGTTTAAAGGATTCACTACAATGAAAACCCCTCGTCAAAGTCACAGATTTAAAGTATGGATTCATTTGAATATGAACTTGCAGTTAATACACAGTGATCTACAAGAGGATATGTTGGTACTAACATAAAAACGTTGCCTCCCACTAGATGTAGCTATAGGCACCATGATCCAGACCCCTTCCCCTGAACCTCGAGATGACCCCCCATCCTGCTTCAGCTGCTCGGAAACATCGCAGATAGATGCCTCAGAGaaggtgtgtacacacacacacacacacacacacacacgtcatcagAGTTCAAAATATtctacttattattattgtctatttttgAAGGACTCTGACCATTCATCCGATGACCTGAGCTCTGGAGTCTTTTCCTCCTGCAACAGTCAGACAGACGGACACTTAGAGTGGATGGCCGCAGAGAATAAGCCCCACTTGCACTGCTTTCAGGGTAAGATGGCGGGGAATCTGTGCGGGCTTTTCCTTCACTGCATGGTTGGTGTCACAGTTTTCAAGGCTGTGACTCTCACAGGTGTGGACATCTGGATAGAGAACGTCCAGGGCGAGTGTCTGAGGATCCGTGAACACCGGCAGGTCAAAGTTGGCCACGTCGCTGTCGGAATCAGTGAACAGGTGAGAGGCTTTTTATGCAAATTGTGTGCAAATTTCATCCAGGACACGAGGTTGTGAGTCTATGCGTCTTGTGTGTCGGGATCACTAATCTGTAAATCTGTCCTCCAGATTTCTGGGAAAGCCTTCACTTTGGAGACGCTGGACAGGAAGATGGTGTCCTTTGACCAAGAAATCAAAGAGTCTTGTGTGTGGTTCCGGTTCGTTCCTGCTCCCGACACATGTCGACGATGGAGGTGGAGGGTCAGAGACGGCAAGCTGGAACTTCAAGAATGaaactgacttttttaattgtttatcgATTGCACAAAGGTTGGACCCACTGTTCTTGACTCATGCGAACAAGAAGAATTCTAACAGTGTATAAGCACACGGTGGTATTTACTGAGTAAAAACTGCTGCTTTAAGGAGAAAGATGTGATACATGTGCCTTTAAGTGTTTTTGCATGTGATTTCTGAGCTCAGAATAAGCTCAAGTATGTGCAAACATACAAGGAGTGTGACTCTAAATATACTCAATCAAAGATTTTGAAAATAGGTGATACAGTGGATACAACTTTATTACATGTagctttattattaataaaaaaagattaataataattatct from Solea senegalensis isolate Sse05_10M unplaced genomic scaffold, IFAPA_SoseM_1 scf7180000014179, whole genome shotgun sequence carries:
- the LOC122760915 gene encoding serine/threonine-protein kinase pakF-like, which encodes MEYLHQTLGALEHLHHKQVLHLDVKVDNVLLSADCRDTFLCDFGLSQTLDDSGQSTKAFRGTAFPGTQTHMAPEVARGDRLCAKADVWSSCCMLLHMLNGCHPWIRYYSHPLCLQIVNEPPPLWEVPSTCNNFTAKVFRAGLQKDPDRRASAKELRRKTTQALRAVGGLNPWSLKNAREILHRGKNTPSEDTQCSLSPGKTPNKPSTAASAPTMHWVSPWRTTAVEEDGNDREDGDSDLISEVEVDSFKMEWDSQPKSLRDDYAEKDWDTESDSDVDMYMGEEEFIQEKWLKMDRDYEGDWEEEGQEDGEEDEEWDSSVSTEYHRALRGLFPLLQKGQANDSPWGSEAELEYLRDDVAIGTMIQTPSPEPRDDPPSCFSCSETSQIDASEKDSDHSSDDLSSGVFSSCNSQTDGHLEWMAAENKPHLHCFQGVDIWIENVQGECLRIREHRQVKVGHVAVGISEQISGKAFTLETLDRKMVSFDQEIKESCVWFRFVPAPDTCRRWRWRVRDGKLELQE